The genomic DNA ttaatttcgaattttttcttattttactGTAATGTAGCATTTAATTtactcatttatttattcatttgtttgtttgtttgtttgtttgtttgtttgtttgtttattcatttgtttgtttgtttgtttgtttgtttgtttgtttgtttgtttgtttgtttgtttgtttgtttgtttattcatttgtttatttatttatttatttatttattcattatttcatttattcattctttcattcattcattctTTCATTCTTTCATTCACTCATTCtttcattcattcattcattcattcattctCTCATTCtttcattcattcattttttatttatttatttttatttgttttttgttttatgttcGTATATTGTCATTTACTAGCTCTACTTTTGcagtatatacaaatatgtgcACACAAAAAAAGCCTTTTATGAGGTTATTGGTATACgtacttttaaaataatctgccctgttttttttataagaactGCCCTGTGATGGTCAATGTTTTTCTTGGAAAACGAGCACACCCAACTGCTATTcggaaaaaaatgatatgaaCATGAACGAATAAGCGGACGAAATAATTCTATTAATACTCAAATTCGCAGTATCAAGATGGcggtctttttttttctttttttttctttttttttctttttttttctttttttttctttttttttttttgttttatgaacatgttcatgcgttttaatattacaattTGGAAAAAACAACATTCTTACCTTCCATTTGTTGAGCCACTCTCATTTAACGACTCAGGATTAACGGATATTAATTCATCCATATTTACAGGTCTTCCACTAATTGGACAAGTCAGTTTTTTTGAAGGAggctttaattttttctcaataatgtctttttttactttcgAATTACTGTCTATCCAAAAATTGTTCGATATGTCAAGCAGACTGTTCTTTTCTTCGGTCTaagatatgaaaaaaatgtgaaagacgaagaaataaaaatgagcataaaaatgagaaggaaaataaaaatgaaaagcgATCCCATTCTATGTCGACTAACACATATGCCAAAATGATACATCAAAATgaacatttctttttttccttttttttaactgaAAATAGTACAGTTACCTTAGCATTCTCATTACTTTTAATGTTTTCCAGGTCTtcaataaattttcttttttctttttcgatTTTGTATGAAgcctcttctttttttttcctttgcatagatttaatataatcatcatattctttttttctttttgcatataattttttttgagtaaggaaattatttattatgcacattttacaaaatatatgacCGTAAGGTGTACTAACTGGTGATTCTGCATTTCTTAAGCATAACCAGCATTGCTCAAACTTCCTCATCGAATCTTTTCCTAATCGTTCCCTTAATGTCCCTACATCTTTTTATAAGGTTAAAGTGTTAAGAATAGtgagcatatatatatatatatatatatacatacatatatacatatatgtgggGAATCCTAGCCTCAATATATACACGGGGTAATTGTACATGCAGTAGAGATACGGACAAGTTgggtatattatatacgtacattcttttttctcaaaATGACAACAACATGGAGGGGGGGAGATCCACTTATAAAAACGTTAGCATTTTTATAGCACTCTTATAGCACTCTTATAGCACTCTTATAGCACTCTTATAGCACTTTTATAGCACTTTTACAGTATACTTCCAACATACTTCTAACATACTTCTAACATACTTCTAACATACTTCTAACATACTTCTAACATCCTTTTGacgtattttttcttattatcattttcttttttctttttttttaacctgACACTTTTTTCCTCTCATGGTATGTAAAAATTGGGTTTGCTgtgttatttttactatGCCTCGGCATATTAAGgaaaaactataaaaaagaataaactGCTAACAAATATGAAGATGAGCCTTTCCACTGAAAAGTAAAGAAGCGAAACCTTTAAATGGAGAAAATTTGTTTCAACATCTTATGGTGAAAAAATGTACGTACTCTTGGTAATAATGTACATTTAACGCTGTCATTTGCATATACTCACTTAATACGTGCATttgtacgtacatacataaatacatatatatatacatttatgtgtatatatatgtaaatatttattcataagtgagaatacacaaaaaaaaaaaaaaaaaaaaattttcatccATTACGAAGTGTTATACTACATATGCCATTGTAACCTGCAGGTACACGCACTATAAAAAGTTGTCTCGacaaaacttttttttgtttttttttttgtcaagTATCATAAGTTATATGTCAAAAGTTGgagttgaaaaaaataaatatattacaataaagaggaagaaaagtaaaaattttagtcCATCTATTGTGtttcgttttttatttttttgtcaaattttttccctttttttttttttttttttttgtcattaaAAATTAGTGTAACCATTTCTAGCTAACcatcatttattaatataattaaaagaacaGTTCGCGTTaacttttcatattttttggtaATTCGGTAtgctataaatatataccaCCTATACAAATGTGCACACATACAAGCATAAATGCATACGTACGCGCATAGTACTTACATAAAAGCTTAATGACACAATTGCACCATATCACAATAGCTAACCGCACATTATcacaatattaataaatgttCATACTCACTTGCTTATGCCTTATTGCAAGTTCTCCGGTCGAACTGCACATTTAACcgaataaacttttttttttttttttatgtatatttgctATTGTATTAATTgggaatttttatttctgacCTGaacatgttatatatatatatatatatatatatatatattatatatatatatatatatatgcatatatatgtatattatatacatacatttaaaaaaaaaaagaaaagaaaaagagatcaattatgtaaaaagtgCAAACGTGCTTTCATCGAATtcgtaaaatatttttgagaGGGAACTTCGGAATTAatcttttcattttcgtTGTTGCGCTTTGTCTATATGTGCAACGAGTTTtccttctatttttttttttttttttttcatttttgcactatatttatgaacagagaataattattaatagttACGTCTTACGCGcataaacataattttaagtGTAAGacacacatacgtacatatgtacatacacatacacaagCACATGCACATACGCATGTACACGCACTTATTACCTTCAAAGCAGCCCCCTCCCCCCACGTACAAGGTTTGCGCAAATCAGTAAATGAGTGGTAAGATGACATATAACCCCCTAGTAACAGATATCAATATTTTAGACAACAACTTAACTCAAATATTTAGGGACTCAGAAGAATGGCTTACACTAGAATATTTTCTGCAAATGAATGCCAGAACTTCTCGAGTGAAGTTGGTGCAAGCATGGCATGTATCACCTGCACATgtcataaataaatttgaaaaacgGAACTCAGATAAGCtagttttaaaaagttttattgATGCATCAGCATTAGATATGGACAACACCATTCAGGATATTTGCACGAGGGGATTTTCCATCTCAAAAAGGGGCCTCAAATTGTCTGTTGGGAATTTTAAGTAAATTTACGTCTATAGGATCCACAGTTGTGCATGGGGATGCGCAAATGTAGGTGTGGGTAtaagtatttatgtatgtgcacatatatatatatatatatatatatatatatataatatatatatatatatatatatatatatatatatatatatatatgtatatatgtacattgtTCTTATTTGTTCTGTTtgctttccttttttatgtaGCATACCGGGATTCCCGCTGACATCACTGCTAAAAGGAAACGTGTTCAATGATTCTGATGAACTTGTAtttgaacaaaatgaaatgaatagAGGGAAAAagtcattaaaaaaaattatagaacaTAATGAAACTGTTTTGTTATCAGGAGAAAGGGGAGTCTTTGAATTTCTTTTATGTGATGTAGGTGTAGGTTTGTCTTTATCTGTGAACGAGAATGAGGTTTCCACATATAATAGGGACACATTACCTATTGTATATGACagcttatttataaaaaaaaaaaaagacaaggCATTAGATGATTCGTTGACTATTCATTACAAAAGCagagaaaatgaaaacaatgaAATTAGTAAAAATGGCGAATATAACGAAAGGAATAAACACTTCCAGAGTATGCAAAATGGTCCAAATAGTCAAAATCATCAAAATAACGAAAACTGTAAAGATATCAACTTAGCTTTAGGAGGTGCCATTATGCCATCCTATGGGGTATTACCTTATTATACATTCCATCATGAGTATGTTATTTATGATAGCTCACAACTCTTACCTCGTTACTTGATTCAATTTGAATGTGACCCATGTGCAGATGAACACTTCTCTCTTCCTCTGTGTGATTACTGTGGAAATGCTCCTTCGATATTTTATTGCGAATCAGATGAAGTAAAGTTATGCGAAAAGTGCGATATGATTATACATTCTCAAAATAAACTagttaaaaaacatataaggAAAACATTAAATGAAGCAGAAAAACTTCCTGGAAAATGCAGAGTTCATTTGTATAATGatgtaaatatgttttgTACAATTTGTCATATTCCTATATGTAATTTATGCATTAGTAGCCATGCACATACAGATTTATCAAGTGAgaatttctttaatttaaataacaaTACAGATactattatttcattaaatatggCATATCAAGCTATAGTACAACATAGCAGTAAACCATCAAATCTTattaaacaaagaaaaaaaaatttaaatgatatgCTAAGCAAAATTGATAAATTACATGAACAAGTCATGTTAAACATTAACGATgcagaaaaaaatgtttataccATACTTGAAGACTTAGTAAAACAATTACATATAGCAacagataaaaaaatgtgttcAGTTTTAAGTGAGgaatatgaattaaaaagacaatttaatgaaattatgtggaatgaaaattttatatatttcttacaAACAATTCTCCCACCTGCTGATTTCATGAATGCATGGTTAAAACATTGCCTGTGCAGGGAGgacattgaaaaaaattccCAGCACTCGGAAAAAATGCACTCGTTAATATTTCCGGACATGCGTATAAAAGGAAACATAAATGTTGTTACAGAAGGTTCGATAGAGCACGAAATGATGTATCACTCGGGTGAAAGTTTATGCGTCCCGATGGAAAGCAAGGAAGAAAGGAAAGACATAAGATAAAAGCAAAAGTTAATTATGTTCAACGTTGTTATCACCTCGGTACAGTGAAATAAATTGTAAGTTTTACATTCACATCGGGgggttttcttttttctcctcaggtgtaaattaaaaatttttgaacaAATTGAGGGTTCATTTTGCGCAGTTCCTTTGCtatatttttgcaatttttttataactttttcgTAATCTttgtacctttttttttttttttttttttttttgttttacaaAAACTTGTCTAAGTGGAAAACTGCTATTCGCTTTGCAAAAAGAGTTAAGCGAACATAGACTTGGACAAATTTGTAAATCTTTTAACATTAGAATTGTTACATCATCTTATGaatgtttgtatttttttttttttttttttttgtttttgtaatattCCTTGCAACGTTAGAGAAAGTTGTGTATAAAATGGTATgtatcatttttctttttgtttactTTCATACTTCCATTCTTTTTTCCGTATTCCATTTGcttatattgttattgtttACGTTCATTCATACTTACGCTCGGCaatgtattttttccttttaagaATTCATACTGgacagaaaagaaaaataacaaaacaaaatgaaacaaattaaaataaaattgacaAATGAAATACGTTTTACAATgcttaactttttttttacgaagTAATAACAAACAAGGTGCCTAAACTTACGTAATAGCTTTCGTTAAAGCGGAGGAAGAAGAacaaatgggaaaaaatgcaaaacagtaaaataggcaaaacagtaaaataggcaaaacagtaaaataggcaaaacagtaaaataggcaaaaaagtaaaataggCAAAACATCAAAAAAGGCTGAacattgcaaaaaaaaaaaaaaaaaaaaatttctgcTATTTTGCGCCCATTTATTACACTTTTTCCAGAAAGAAATACCTCatttaacaaaatgaaagtgacatacatatacacgattacaaaattattgaaGTGTGTGCAATTACAGATTTACATATAAAGATCAAAATTCTTTTCTCAAATGTTCTGAAGCCTGTACACAACCTTGTAAATTCCGCAATTTCCATATTGCCTGAAAAATTAGACCTTCAAAAATAGGGTATGCTGTATTGGTGTATAATAACTTATACTACTACCATACTACCACtttggaaaagaaaaaataaaagagcaAAGAAGCAAAGAAGCAAAGAAGCAAAGAAGCAACGAAGCAAAGAAGCAACGAAGCAAAGAAGCAAAAGAATAAATGTGCATAACAATGGATatgaaaaagggaaaaaaaaagaatacacCAATCACATGAGCAGTTAAAACATTAACAAGTTAATGGGCTAAATACGTTCGTAGTGAATTAGTGTGGCCAAGAAAAGATGTACGTGCAATGTGTACctaaataaaggaaaataaaagtaaaaataaaaatgaaaatgaaaaaaattgctcatgattaaaaaggaaaaataaacacaacagaaaaaaagcaaatttcgtaaaaataaaaaaaaaaataaataaaaaataaaataaaataaaataaaaaaaaaaaaaaaaaaaaaaaaaaaaaaaaaaaaaaaaaaaaaaaaaaaaaaaaaaaaaaaaaaaaaaaaaaaaaaaaaaaaaaaaaaaaaaaaaaaaaaaaaaaaaaaaaatacaatatagaaaaaaaaaaaaaatacaatatagAACATAgtaaaggggaaaaaaaaagaaaaagaattttcTAGTTCTCATAATTTTAGAAGGTCAAGAGATATAGTTCcaacaaatgaaaataaatgcttcgctctttttttttttttttttttcaatatttgaatgaatgaaaataaagaaaagattaaaatattagaaatgaatcataattttccttctttccaagataaaaaaaaaatagaaaaaaaaaatagaataaataaaaataccaTTTCAAGTATACTCCTAAATcaattaaaagaagaaagaaaaaaaaaaaaaaagaaaaggagttgtaaaaatatactacaAAATAATTCTGAATTACCGCAAAACTCgagtataaatattttaagtcATTCATATTAGCATCAAAAAGCTTCACCATTGAACTGTGATAAGGAACGCATAAATGATTCTGCAAGGACAAATGATAGATCGGGTGAAAAATGcaaatgcataaaaaaagaggCATCTGTGAGAAGATTTACTTATGAAAAAGCTAAGAATGAAATAGAAGAAGCAGCAGTAGAAGCAGCAGTAGAAGCAGCAGTAGAAGCAGAAGTAGAAGCAGAAGTAGAAGCAGAAGTAGAAGCAGAGGTGGAAGCAGAAGTAGAAGCAGAAGTAGAAGCAGAAGTAGAAGCAGAAGTAGAAGCAGAAGTGGAAGCAGAAGTGGAAGCAGAAGTAGAAGTAGAcgtagagaaaaaaaatctcagaaaaaaaacaaaaagtatGAGCATTTTCCACACGTTTAAAAGAGAGAAAAATCTAATAgacaaggaaaaaaaagcgaACTTTAAAATTCTTCCATTTCCCAAAGAGAAAATTGAGTCCGTATGTAACCTTAACACTAGTAGCAGCAGCGATCATACATTAAACGCAAAAATGATATTTACCCCAAATGAGGACAAGGAATACCATAGATTCGACTTTCTTCTTATTAATAGTATaggagaagaaaagaaaaaagacaAGTACAGCAATTCTGAGTTTTTTTCTAGTAACTATATCAACAgacaaaatttaaatttgtaCTTGAATAACTCATTCTACTGTTCTCATTATAGCGAAGGGCACACATCAAATGAtgtcttttttaaaagaaaaggaagtaACAGAAAAAACATGAAAGGTGTAGTGTGGAATAATATAAAGGTAGTAGAAACGGAAGGGAAAGATATTTCGAGGAGTATAGAGACAAGAACGAACCTAGATAAAAGTGTATCCAGTGAATGTAAGAACATGAGTTCTGAGTCTTCATTAACTGCTTATTCCTTCTATCacgtaaattttaaaaatggttCCAACTGCATGAAGCGTTTGAAGCGTTTGAAGCGTTTGAAGCGTTTGAAGCGTTTGAAGCGTTTGAAGCGTTTGAAGCGTTTGAAATGTTTGAAGCGTTTGAA from Plasmodium brasilianum strain Bolivian I chromosome 10, whole genome shotgun sequence includes the following:
- a CDS encoding zinc finger protein; its protein translation is MSGKMTYNPLVTDINILDNNLTQIFRDSEEWLTLEYFLQMNARTSRVKLVQAWHVSPAHVINKFEKRNSDKLVLKSFIDASALDMDNTIQDICTRGFSISKRGLKLSVGNFNIPGFPLTSLLKGNVFNDSDELVFEQNEMNRGKKSLKKIIEHNETVLLSGERGVFEFLLCDVGVGLSLSVNENEVSTYNRDTLPIVYDSLFIKKKKDKALDDSLTIHYKSRENENNEISKNGEYNERNKHFQSMQNGPNSQNHQNNENCKDINLALGGAIMPSYGVLPYYTFHHEYVIYDSSQLLPRYLIQFECDPCADEHFSLPLCDYCGNAPSIFYCESDEVKLCEKCDMIIHSQNKLVKKHIRKTLNEAEKLPGKCRVHLYNDVNMFCTICHIPICNLCISSHAHTDLSSENFFNLNNNTDTIISLNMAYQAIVQHSSKPSNLIKQRKKNLNDMLSKIDKLHEQVMLNINDAEKNVYTILEDLVKQLHIATDKKMCSVLSEEYELKRQFNEIMWNENFIYFLQTILPPADFMNAWLKHCLCREDIEKNSQHSEKMHSLIFPDMRIKGNINVVTEGSIEHEMMYHSGESLCVPMESKEERKDIR